A stretch of Stigmatopora argus isolate UIUO_Sarg chromosome 22, RoL_Sarg_1.0, whole genome shotgun sequence DNA encodes these proteins:
- the LOC144068544 gene encoding uncharacterized protein LOC144068544 isoform X2 encodes MNVSGIHQGTLRMYGGFLFKQWKKRFLLLTAEGSLLVCHHASAPADQMVFLHSDCEAIVEGKEILDLPKLPAGGSRDCCFALILTQYKYLLLLTDTPADCSQWLNVLKKVKQSVLSPVGLCKRHQVPPLCNALKEFAAEQISNEDTATPPINNGEVFSPGPLSDSPKDKGCLRHGTINNAQAMKAVYLLMGGAAASSAMGYLGTCSPSGLDTKAADLPLNADFSDIGGPAGAYHTDSPNITSPHFNNFDFEMADTDFNAFDCGGFTF; translated from the exons ATGAACGTCTCCGGAATCCATCAAGGAACACTCAGAATGTATG GTGGATTTCTCTTCAAACAATGGAAGAAGAGGTTCTTGCTCCTGACAGCTGAAGGCAGCCTCCTTGTGTGTCACCATGCTTCAGCACCGGCTGATCAGATGGTTTTCTTGCATAGCGACTGTGAGGCTATCGTGGAGGGCAAGGAGATCCTCGACCTGCCAAAGTTACCCGCTGGAGGAAGTCGAGATTGCTGCTTTGCTCTCATCTTGACCCAATATAAATATCTTCTCCTTCTGACCGACACCCCTGCTGATTGCAG CCAATGGCTGAATGTGCTGAAAAAGGTCAAACAG AGTGTTTTGTCACCTGTAGGTCTTTGCAAGCGACATCAAGTTCCACCTCTCTGCAATGCTCTGAAAGAATTTGCGGCGGAACAGATCAGCAATGAAGATACAGCCACTCCACCAATCAACAACGGAGAGGTTTTTTCCCCGGGGCCTCTAAGTGATTCCCCGAAGGACAAAG GCTGCCTGCGTCACGGCACCATCAACAACGCTCAGGCAATGAAGGCCGTGTACCTGCTGATGGGAGGAGCAGCCGCATCCTCCGCCATGGGCTATTTGGGCACATGCTCGCCCTCTGGATTGGACACCAAAGCGGCCGACCTGCCTCTCAACGCAGACTTCTCAGACATCGGCGGGCCGGCGGGGGCGTACCACACGGACAGCCCCAACATCACCTCTCCTCATTTCAACAACTTTGACTTTGAAATGGCTGACACTGACTTTAATGCTTTTGATTGTGGCGGCTTCACCTTTTGA
- the LOC144068544 gene encoding uncharacterized protein LOC144068544 isoform X1 — translation MNVSGIHQGTLRMYGGFLFKQWKKRFLLLTAEGSLLVCHHASAPADQMVFLHSDCEAIVEGKEILDLPKLPAGGSRDCCFALILTQYKYLLLLTDTPADCSQWLNVLKKVKQSVLSPVGLCKRHQVPPLCNALKEFAAEQISNEDTATPPINNGEVFSPGPLSDSPKDKGNSSPRSKYYKSGGHSTGCLRHGTINNAQAMKAVYLLMGGAAASSAMGYLGTCSPSGLDTKAADLPLNADFSDIGGPAGAYHTDSPNITSPHFNNFDFEMADTDFNAFDCGGFTF, via the exons ATGAACGTCTCCGGAATCCATCAAGGAACACTCAGAATGTATG GTGGATTTCTCTTCAAACAATGGAAGAAGAGGTTCTTGCTCCTGACAGCTGAAGGCAGCCTCCTTGTGTGTCACCATGCTTCAGCACCGGCTGATCAGATGGTTTTCTTGCATAGCGACTGTGAGGCTATCGTGGAGGGCAAGGAGATCCTCGACCTGCCAAAGTTACCCGCTGGAGGAAGTCGAGATTGCTGCTTTGCTCTCATCTTGACCCAATATAAATATCTTCTCCTTCTGACCGACACCCCTGCTGATTGCAG CCAATGGCTGAATGTGCTGAAAAAGGTCAAACAG AGTGTTTTGTCACCTGTAGGTCTTTGCAAGCGACATCAAGTTCCACCTCTCTGCAATGCTCTGAAAGAATTTGCGGCGGAACAGATCAGCAATGAAGATACAGCCACTCCACCAATCAACAACGGAGAGGTTTTTTCCCCGGGGCCTCTAAGTGATTCCCCGAAGGACAAAG gcAATAGCTCTCCACGTTCCAAGTATTACAAATCAGGGGGCCACTCAACAGGCTGCCTGCGTCACGGCACCATCAACAACGCTCAGGCAATGAAGGCCGTGTACCTGCTGATGGGAGGAGCAGCCGCATCCTCCGCCATGGGCTATTTGGGCACATGCTCGCCCTCTGGATTGGACACCAAAGCGGCCGACCTGCCTCTCAACGCAGACTTCTCAGACATCGGCGGGCCGGCGGGGGCGTACCACACGGACAGCCCCAACATCACCTCTCCTCATTTCAACAACTTTGACTTTGAAATGGCTGACACTGACTTTAATGCTTTTGATTGTGGCGGCTTCACCTTTTGA